ACGTGCTCTCCCGCGAGGAGCAGGACGTCGAGCTGTTCTCCGGTCGGCTCGACGGCGAGCGGCTGACCCGGATCCTCGAGTCGCTGATGCCGGCCTCCGACGTGGACGAGTGGTTCCTGTGCGGCCCCCAGCAGATGGTGGTCGACCTGCGCCAGGTGATCCTCGACCACGGCGTCGACGCCCACGACGTGCACACCGAGCTGTTCCACGCCGACCCCGCACCGCGGGCGCCGGTGGCGGCGACGTCGACGGTGGAGGGTGCCGCGCACGTGACCTTCAAGCTGGACGGGCGCACCTCCGAGCTCGCCCTCCGCCCTGACGACGTCGGCGTGCTCGAGGCTGCACTCCGGGTGCGCTCGGACCTGCCGTTCGCCTGCCGGGGCGGGGTCTGCGGCACCTGCCGCGCCAAGCTGGTGGAGGGGACGGTCGCGATGGACGTGAACTACGCCCTGGAGCCCGAGGAGATCGAGCAGGGCTACGTGCTCACCTGCCAGTCGCACCCGACCTCGGAGCGCGTGGTCCTCGACTACGACGCATGAGCGGAGGCGGTCCGGCGGTCAGCGGTAGGTCGGCGGGAGCTGCTGACCGAGCTTGACCTGGGCCTTGGGCATCCGCATGAAGCGCATCTGCAGCGACCGGCTCATGGCGTAAAACGTCGTCCCCTGGGTGCTGACGCCGGGGAAGCGGGTCGCCAGCTCCCGGCGGAGCCGGAACCGCAGCCGGACCAGGTCGAAGATGATCAGCACGAACGCGGTCAGCATCGCCAGGTTGGCGTACGACGTGATCGTCGGGTTGCCGGTGTAGGCCAGGAGCAGGACCACCAGCATCAGCGGGATCATCAGCTCGACGACCGAGAAGTGGCTGTCGACGTAGTCGCGGATGAAGCGCTTGACCGGGCCCTTGTCGCGCGGCGGCAGGTAGCGCTCCTCGCCGGTCTTCATCGCCTGCCGCATCTGGGTGCTCGACTCGCTGCGGTTGGCCTTCTGGGCCGCGGCCATCTCCTTGCGGGTGCGCGGCACCTTGGCCCGGGCCTTGGCGGCGGCCTCGGCCTCCTTGCGGGTCGGCGTCGGCCGGCCCTTCTTGTCGGGCGCGGTGACCTGACCGGTGGCCGGATCGGTCGGCCGGTGCTCGGTGTCGGACTTGGTACGACGGAACAACGTGGAACCCTCAGCTCAGGGACTGGATGCGGCCGGTGCGGCCGTGACGCCAGCCTACCGGTGCCGGCTCCGGCGGCTGCCGACCAGGCACCGAGGCGTCGTACGTGAGCCTCGCCTGCCTTGACGCCAACCCATAGGCTGACCCCATGAGCATGTGGCAGCGCATCAGCCTGATCTTCCGGTCCAAGGCCAACAAGGCGCTCGACCGCGCCGAGGACCCACGCGAGACGCTCGACTACAGCTACCAGCGTCAGCTCGACCTGCTCGCGAAGGTACGCCGCGGGGTCGCCGACGTGGCCACCTCGCGCAAGCGCGTGGAGCTCCAGGTCAACCAGCTCACGGCGCAGTCCGCCAAGCTCCAGGGCCAAGCCGAGCAGGCGATCGCCGCGGGTCGCGAGGACCTCGCCCGTGAGGCGCTCACCCGCAAGTCCGGGCTCACCCAGCAGATCACCGACCTCAAGGCCCAGCAGGCCCAGCTCCAGGGCGAGGAGGAGAAGCTGGTCCTCGCCCAGCAGCGCCTCAGCGCCAAGGTCGAGGCGTTCCGCACTCGCAAGGAGACGATCAAGGCGACCTACACCGCGGCCCAGGCCCAGTCCCAGATCGGCGAGGCCATGTCTGGCATCGGCGAGGAGATGGGTGACGTCGGCCTGGCCATCCAGCGGGCCGAGGACAAGACGGCCCAGATGCAGGCCCGGGCCGGTGCCATCGACGAGCTGATCGCCTCCGGCGCGCTCGACGACGCCAGCTCGCTCAACAGCGGCGACGACATCTCCCGCGAGCTGGAGGCGATGAGCTCGCAGTCCGACGTCGAGGCGGAGCTGGCCAGGCTGAAGGCGGGCAAGGCCCCCGACGCGATCGAGGCACCGCAGGACGGCGGCGCGATCGTGGCCGCCGAGCCGGAGAAGACCGAGTCGACGGGCGAGACGCCCGCATGATCGTGCGGATCCTCGGTGAGGGGCAGTACGACCTCTCCGACGAGGCCGTCTCCGCCCTCAACGACCTCGACGCCCAGGTGGAGTCCGCGGTGGAGGCGGGCGACGAGCACGCCTTCGCCGGTGCGCTCACCTCGCTGCTGGACGGCGTACGCACCGCCGGGGTGGCCCACGACGCCGACTCCCTGGAGCCGTCCGACCTGATCCTGCCGATGGCCGACGCCACGCTGGCCGAGGTCCGCGACATGCTCAGCGGCGACGGTTTGATCCCTGGTTGACACTGGGTACATGGCCCGCACCCGTTTCGCCTCAGACACCGGACTCACACTCCGGATGACCTCCGTGATGTTCCTGCTCGGAGGGATCTTCGTCGCGCTCGTCGTGGTGGTGATGCTGGTCCTCCCGGTCGGCTACGCGCCGATCATCGGGATCATCGGGATCGGCATCGCCTGGGGGCAGTGGTACTTCTCCGACACCGTGGCGATGAAGGCGATGCGGGCCCGCGAGGTGACGCCCGAGGAGGCCCCCGAGCTGCACGGTGTGATCGACCGGCTGTGCGCGATGGCCGACATGCCCAAGCCCCGGGTGGGCATCGCCGACCTCTCGATCCCCAACGCCTTCGCCACCGGCCGGTCGCCCGAGCGCTCCGTGGTCTGTGTGACCACCGGCATCCTCGGGATCCTCACCGCCGACGAGATGGAGGCGGTGCTCGCCCACGAGCTCAGCCACGTCGCCCACCGCGACGTCACCGTGATGACCATCGCGTCGACCGCGGGCATCGTGGCCGGGATGCTCACCCGCGGTGCGCAGTACGGCGCGATGTTCGGCGGCGGGCGCCGCAACAGCAACGACAACAACAGCGGCGTCCCGGTCTGGCTGGTCATCCTGGTGGTGAGCCTGGTCGTCTACGCCGTCAGCTTCTTCCTGACCCGGCTGCTCTCGCGCTACCGCGAGCTGTGCGCGGACCGCTCCGGTGCCTACCTGACGATGAAGCCGCGGGCACTGGCCACGGCGCTGCAGAAGATCGCCGGCCACATGAACGGCATCCCCGACCAAGACCTGCGCACGGTCGACTCGATGAACGCGTTCTTCATCTCCCCGGCGATCAAGGCCGGCTTCGGCCAGCTCACCTCGACCCACCCGTCGCTGGAGCAGCGGCTCGAGCAGCTGGCGAAGATCCAGGCCGAGCTCGGTCGCCCGGTCGACGGGTCGCCGGCTCCGTGACGCCGTTCTGGGACGCGATCACCGGGCGCACGACGCCCAAGAAGGCCGACCTGGACTCGCTCTTCCTCGTGCCCAGCGCCGCGATCACCCTGGAGACCTCGGCCGGGCTGACACCGACCGGGACCGGCTCGGTGTGCTTCCGCGCGGCCGACGGCGCGGCGTACCAGCAGACCCAGGACGACGTCATCGCACTGATCCGCGACGACGCGGACAAGCCCGACGTCTCGGTGCAGCGTGACGACTTCGGCTTCACCTGGCTGGTCGTCACCCGCGCCACCTCCGACGTGGAAGGGCTGTGCACCGACCTGCACGCGGTCAACACCAGCCTCGAGGAGCAGGGCTTCGCCGGAGGGCTGCTGTGCACCGTGGTGCCGTTCGCCGACACCACCGGACGCAAGGTCGGGCTGGTCTACCTCTACAAGCAGGGCACGTTCTACGGCTTCGCCCCCACCGGCGCCAAGACCCGCGACAACCTGCTCGAGCTCCAGGTCCGCGACGAGCTCAAGGCGGAGCTGCCGATGGAGGAGGACCTCCAGCGCTGGCTCGCCCTCTGGGGCGCCCCCGGCCTCTGACCAGTCGGCGCACACAGGCACCCCCACCACGCCGAGTCGGCGCAAAGAGGCACTCGAACCGCGCCGAGTCGGCGCAAAGAGGCACTCGGACCGCCCCGAGTCGGCGCAAAGAGGCACTCGGACCGCCCCGAGTCGGCACAAAGAGGCACGCTCTGAGCAACCTCGGACCGGTAAGGATCCGTTCAGGGGGTGACGAGGGGAGCCGGGCGATGAAGGACGCCGACCGGGCGGAGTTCGAGCAGTTCGTGGACGGACACGGCCGCGAGCTGCGACGTACGGCGTACCTGATGTGCGGCGACTGGCAGCGGGCCGAGGACGCCACCCAGGACGCGCTTCTCAAGCTGTACGGCGTGTGGTCGCGGCTGGAGCGGTCCGGCGGGCTTCGGTCCTACGCCCACCGCGCCGTGACCACGGCTGTCCTCGACCAGGGGAGGCGTCCCTGGCGTCGCGAGGTGTCCACGTGGAGCCCGCCCGACTCGGCCTTGGACCCGACCTCGGCGGTGGATCGCCGCCTCGCCGTCCTCGAGGCCCTTCAGGCCCTGC
This genomic window from Nocardioides cynanchi contains:
- the paaE gene encoding 1,2-phenylacetyl-CoA epoxidase subunit PaaE, giving the protein MAQPRFHPLRVAFIEPLTDDAVALTFAVPDDLADDYAFVHGQHLTIRGDDGERRSFSICTTPRSGRLRIGVKKLPGGAFSEGVVDGLRVGDELDVMTPAGRFTTTLDPASAKTYVAVAAGSGITPVISIVSTILEEEPHAQVMLVYANRTHRTVMFLEDLHDLKDRFPERFWLVHVLSREEQDVELFSGRLDGERLTRILESLMPASDVDEWFLCGPQQMVVDLRQVILDHGVDAHDVHTELFHADPAPRAPVAATSTVEGAAHVTFKLDGRTSELALRPDDVGVLEAALRVRSDLPFACRGGVCGTCRAKLVEGTVAMDVNYALEPEEIEQGYVLTCQSHPTSERVVLDYDA
- a CDS encoding DUF3043 domain-containing protein, which translates into the protein MFRRTKSDTEHRPTDPATGQVTAPDKKGRPTPTRKEAEAAAKARAKVPRTRKEMAAAQKANRSESSTQMRQAMKTGEERYLPPRDKGPVKRFIRDYVDSHFSVVELMIPLMLVVLLLAYTGNPTITSYANLAMLTAFVLIIFDLVRLRFRLRRELATRFPGVSTQGTTFYAMSRSLQMRFMRMPKAQVKLGQQLPPTYR
- the pspAB gene encoding PspA-associated protein PspAB, which produces MTPFWDAITGRTTPKKADLDSLFLVPSAAITLETSAGLTPTGTGSVCFRAADGAAYQQTQDDVIALIRDDADKPDVSVQRDDFGFTWLVVTRATSDVEGLCTDLHAVNTSLEEQGFAGGLLCTVVPFADTTGRKVGLVYLYKQGTFYGFAPTGAKTRDNLLELQVRDELKAELPMEEDLQRWLALWGAPGL
- a CDS encoding PspA/IM30 family protein, which codes for MSMWQRISLIFRSKANKALDRAEDPRETLDYSYQRQLDLLAKVRRGVADVATSRKRVELQVNQLTAQSAKLQGQAEQAIAAGREDLAREALTRKSGLTQQITDLKAQQAQLQGEEEKLVLAQQRLSAKVEAFRTRKETIKATYTAAQAQSQIGEAMSGIGEEMGDVGLAIQRAEDKTAQMQARAGAIDELIASGALDDASSLNSGDDISRELEAMSSQSDVEAELARLKAGKAPDAIEAPQDGGAIVAAEPEKTESTGETPA
- a CDS encoding SigE family RNA polymerase sigma factor, with product MKDADRAEFEQFVDGHGRELRRTAYLMCGDWQRAEDATQDALLKLYGVWSRLERSGGLRSYAHRAVTTAVLDQGRRPWRREVSTWSPPDSALDPTSAVDRRLAVLEALQALPHRRRQCLVLRYFADLSVEDTAQHLGISHGTVKSQTARALDQVRTSLVALGLDVELEELS
- the htpX gene encoding zinc metalloprotease HtpX; amino-acid sequence: MARTRFASDTGLTLRMTSVMFLLGGIFVALVVVVMLVLPVGYAPIIGIIGIGIAWGQWYFSDTVAMKAMRAREVTPEEAPELHGVIDRLCAMADMPKPRVGIADLSIPNAFATGRSPERSVVCVTTGILGILTADEMEAVLAHELSHVAHRDVTVMTIASTAGIVAGMLTRGAQYGAMFGGGRRNSNDNNSGVPVWLVILVVSLVVYAVSFFLTRLLSRYRELCADRSGAYLTMKPRALATALQKIAGHMNGIPDQDLRTVDSMNAFFISPAIKAGFGQLTSTHPSLEQRLEQLAKIQAELGRPVDGSPAP
- the pspAA gene encoding PspA-associated protein PspAA, which encodes MIVRILGEGQYDLSDEAVSALNDLDAQVESAVEAGDEHAFAGALTSLLDGVRTAGVAHDADSLEPSDLILPMADATLAEVRDMLSGDGLIPG